A portion of the Vicia villosa cultivar HV-30 ecotype Madison, WI unplaced genomic scaffold, Vvil1.0 ctg.000320F_1_1, whole genome shotgun sequence genome contains these proteins:
- the LOC131626734 gene encoding uncharacterized protein LOC131626734 isoform X2 has protein sequence MDYEACFKRKFDDSNSLHIKVKKSKVSTYDDHDKDEDDIHLSDNSFSSLKRDLALLEKLFEEGRRKTRVEEKRLQFIKREIEECCKVLESKKKKVSFVRRMKEAHNKMQGKIEECMQDFVVKEGQLYLMEDLIGERTQELKTKEIELNQVKGYISKEIELCQVIDKIDKDCGRKEDEFKALSHKIAECTVELKAKEKELDAMNRLIAGQAEELESKRKKLEGKEREFECQLKELVSKQRHLESRLEELESNEKHFEIRLKEHESKERDFEGQVKEMESKKKHFERRVNELESKENILVGRVKEFESIKKEFELPLKELVKELESKQKHFKGRMKVFESTKEQLEGKVKEMKSLKKHFERRVNELELREKILVGRVKEFESKKKEFELPLKELVNKLESKQKHFNRGMKVLESIEQIEGRVKELESKERELEDHVKDIKSKEEDLEDRVKDIKLKEEELDGRVKEFVSNKKHFESQFQNFKSKEKQFEGLRKEFELRKNKFKVKVKVLNLKEKLFGGQVKDLESEMNKIDRQLKEPELTDKQYEVLTKYIAEEKDSGLQLDKYEKADEVESLCSDVLVNMLESSDPAKLVLDIILNPTIPLCDKKGDNAVIINDSCIYLLEQLMTITPNIKPCVREEALKLALDLKANMKENAENSLGALGFLLLLSIYGLVTFFIEDEILELFEFVAHHKIALELFRTLGFANKVSVADFVENLIKKKQFIGAVRFICEYNLADKNQLVDLLQEHVQNAKLICETNCKNNNSIEIKDKARDQEIASLGTVLRCFSDHSLEPKDLLEKILRTSR, from the exons ATGGACTATGAGGCTTGTTTTAAAAGGAAATTTGATGATAGCAATTCCTTGCATATTAAAGTTAAGAAATCAAAGGTGTCAACATATGATGATCACGACAAAGATGAAGATGATATTCATTTGTCCGATAATTCGTTTTCCTCGCTGAAGAGAGACCTTGCATTGTTAGAAAAATTATTTGAGGAAGGCAGAAGGAAGACGAGAGTAGAAGAGAAGAGATTGCAGTTCATAAAGAGAGAGATTGAGGAGTGCTGCAAAGTGCTTGAAAGTAAGAAAAAGAAAGTTAGTTTTGTTAGAAGAATGAAAGAAGCTCACAATAAAATGCAGGGGAAAATTGAAGAATGTATGCAGGATTTTGTAGTGAAGGAAGGACAGCTCTATTTGATGGAGGATTTGATTGGCGAACGCACGCAAGAGCTCAAGACGAAAGAGATTGAACTTAATCAAGTAAAGGGTTACATTTCAAAAGAAATAGAACTCTGTCAAGTTATTGATAAAATTGATAAGGACTGTGGGAGGAAGGAAGATGAATTCAAGGCTCTTTCCCACAAAATTGCTGAATGTACTGTGGAACTTAAGGCCAAAGAGAAGGAACTCGATGCAATGAACAGATTAATTGCCGGGCAAGCAGAAGAATTAGAGTCCAAAAGGAAGAAGTTAGAGGGTAAAGAAAGGGAGTTTGAATGTCAATTGAAAGAGTTGGTATCGAAACAAAGGCATTTGGAAAGCCGATTGGAGGAGCTTGAGTCAAATGAGAAGCATTTTGAAATCCGATTAAAGGAGCATGAAtcaaaagaaagagattttgaaggcCAAGTGAAGGAGATGGAATCTAAAAAGAAGCACTTTGAAAGACGAGTCAATGAGTTAGAGTCAAAAGAGAACATACTTGTAGGGCGGGTGAAGGAGTTTGAATCCATAAAGAAGGAATTTGAATTACCCTTGAaggagttggtaaaggaactggAATCAAAACAGAAGCATTTCAAAGGCCGAATGAAGGTGTTTGAGTCTACAAAGGAGCAACTTGAAGGCAAAGTAAAGGAGATGAAATCTCTAAAGAAGCACTTTGAAAGACGAGTCAATGAGTTAGAGTTAAGAGAGAAGATACTTGTAGGGAGGGTGAAGGAGTTTGAATCGAAAAAGAAAGAATTTGAATTGCCCCTGAAGGAGTTGGTAAATAAACTGGAATCAAAACAGAAGCATTTCAACCGCGGAATGAAGGTGCTTGAGTCTATAGAGCAAATTGAAGGCAGAGTAAAGGAACTTGAATCAAAAGAGAGAGAACTTGAAGACCATGTGAAGGACATTAAATCAAAAGAGGAGGACCTTGAAGATCGAGTGAAGGACATTAAATTAAAGGAGGAGGAACTTGATGGTCGAGTTAAGGAGTTCGTATCAAATAAGAAGCATTTTGAAAGCCAATTTCAAAacttcaaatcaaaagaaaagcAATTTGAAGGATTGAGGAAAGAATTTGAATTAAGAAAGAATAAGTTCAAGGTAAAGGTTAAGGTGCTCAATTTAAAAGAGAAGCTGTTTGGAGGACAAGTCAAAGATCTTGAGTCAGAGATGAATAAAATTGATAGACAACTAAAGGAGCCCGAGTTGACAGATAAACAATATGAAGTATTAACAAAATATATTGCTGAAGAAAAAGATTCGG GATTGCAGTTGGATAAATATGAGAAAGCTGATGAGGTTGAGTCACTTTGCAGTGATGTTTTAGTTAATATGCTAGAATCATCAGATCCAGCAAAACTTGTTTTGGATATAATATTGAACCCCACTATTCCACTTTGTGATAAGAAAGGAGACAATGCTGTGATTATTAATGATAGTTGCATCTATCTGCTAGAACAACTGATGACAATCACACCAAATATCAAACCTTGTGTGCGAGAAGAAGCATTGAAGCTAGCACTTGACTTGAAAGCTAACATGAAAGAAAATGCTGAAAATTCTTTGGGGGCCCTTGGTTTTCTACTGCTTTTGTCGATTTATGGATTGGTTACTTTTTTTATTGAAGATGAAATTTTggagctttttgaatttgttgCTCATCACAAGATAGCTTTGGAGCTGTTTAGAACCCTTGGCTTTGCAAATAAAGTTTCTG TTGCAGATTTTGTTGAGAATCTTATCAAGAAGAAGCAGTTTATTGGAGCTGTTAGATTCATTTGTGAATATAACTTGGCTGACAAGAATCAGCTAGTTGATCTCTTGCAAGAACATGTTCAGAATGCCAAACTGATTTGTGAGACCAATTGTAAGAACAACAACTCCATTGAAATCAAG GATAAGGCCAGAGATCAAGAAATTGCTAGTCTGGGAACTGTTCTACGGTGCTTTTCAGATCACAGCCTAGAACCTAAGGATCTGCTTGAGAAGATCCTTAGGACATCAAGGTAG
- the LOC131626734 gene encoding uncharacterized protein LOC131626734 isoform X3: MDYEACFKRKFDDSNSLHIKVKKSKVSTYDDHDKDEDDIHLSDNSFSSLKRDLALLEKLFEEGRRKTRVEEKRLQFIKREIEECCKVLESKKKKVSFVRRMKEAHNKMQGKIEECMQDFVVKEGQLYLMEDLIGERTQELKTKEIELNQVKGYISKEIELCQVIDKIDKDCGRKEDEFKALSHKIAECTVELKAKEKELDAMNRLIAGQAEELESKRKKLEGKEREFECQLKELVSKQRHLESRLEELESNEKHFEIRLKEHESKERDFEGQVKEMESKKKHFERRVNELESKENILVGRVKEFESIKKEFELPLKELVKELESKQKHFKGRMKVFESTKEQLEGKVKEMKSLKKHFERRVNELELREKILVGRVKEFESKKKEFELPLKELVNKLESKQKHFNRGMKVLESIEQIEGRVKELESKERELEDHVKDIKSKEEDLEDRVKDIKLKEEELDGRVKEFVSNKKHFESQFQNFKSKEKQFEGLRKEFELRKNKFKVKVKVLNLKEKLFGGQVKDLESEMNKIDRQLKEPELTDKQYEVLTKYIAEEKDSVTSYMDYQLSATIDGTGLQLDKYEKADEVESLCSDVLVNMLESSDPAKLVLDIILNPTIPLCDKKGDNAVIINDSCIYLLEQLMTITPNIKPCVREEALKLALDLKANMKENAENSLGALGFLLLLSIYGLVTFFIEDEILELFEFVAHHKIALELFRTLGFANKVSVADFVENLIKKKQFIGAVRFICEYNLADKNQLVDLLQEHVQNAKLICETN, encoded by the exons ATGGACTATGAGGCTTGTTTTAAAAGGAAATTTGATGATAGCAATTCCTTGCATATTAAAGTTAAGAAATCAAAGGTGTCAACATATGATGATCACGACAAAGATGAAGATGATATTCATTTGTCCGATAATTCGTTTTCCTCGCTGAAGAGAGACCTTGCATTGTTAGAAAAATTATTTGAGGAAGGCAGAAGGAAGACGAGAGTAGAAGAGAAGAGATTGCAGTTCATAAAGAGAGAGATTGAGGAGTGCTGCAAAGTGCTTGAAAGTAAGAAAAAGAAAGTTAGTTTTGTTAGAAGAATGAAAGAAGCTCACAATAAAATGCAGGGGAAAATTGAAGAATGTATGCAGGATTTTGTAGTGAAGGAAGGACAGCTCTATTTGATGGAGGATTTGATTGGCGAACGCACGCAAGAGCTCAAGACGAAAGAGATTGAACTTAATCAAGTAAAGGGTTACATTTCAAAAGAAATAGAACTCTGTCAAGTTATTGATAAAATTGATAAGGACTGTGGGAGGAAGGAAGATGAATTCAAGGCTCTTTCCCACAAAATTGCTGAATGTACTGTGGAACTTAAGGCCAAAGAGAAGGAACTCGATGCAATGAACAGATTAATTGCCGGGCAAGCAGAAGAATTAGAGTCCAAAAGGAAGAAGTTAGAGGGTAAAGAAAGGGAGTTTGAATGTCAATTGAAAGAGTTGGTATCGAAACAAAGGCATTTGGAAAGCCGATTGGAGGAGCTTGAGTCAAATGAGAAGCATTTTGAAATCCGATTAAAGGAGCATGAAtcaaaagaaagagattttgaaggcCAAGTGAAGGAGATGGAATCTAAAAAGAAGCACTTTGAAAGACGAGTCAATGAGTTAGAGTCAAAAGAGAACATACTTGTAGGGCGGGTGAAGGAGTTTGAATCCATAAAGAAGGAATTTGAATTACCCTTGAaggagttggtaaaggaactggAATCAAAACAGAAGCATTTCAAAGGCCGAATGAAGGTGTTTGAGTCTACAAAGGAGCAACTTGAAGGCAAAGTAAAGGAGATGAAATCTCTAAAGAAGCACTTTGAAAGACGAGTCAATGAGTTAGAGTTAAGAGAGAAGATACTTGTAGGGAGGGTGAAGGAGTTTGAATCGAAAAAGAAAGAATTTGAATTGCCCCTGAAGGAGTTGGTAAATAAACTGGAATCAAAACAGAAGCATTTCAACCGCGGAATGAAGGTGCTTGAGTCTATAGAGCAAATTGAAGGCAGAGTAAAGGAACTTGAATCAAAAGAGAGAGAACTTGAAGACCATGTGAAGGACATTAAATCAAAAGAGGAGGACCTTGAAGATCGAGTGAAGGACATTAAATTAAAGGAGGAGGAACTTGATGGTCGAGTTAAGGAGTTCGTATCAAATAAGAAGCATTTTGAAAGCCAATTTCAAAacttcaaatcaaaagaaaagcAATTTGAAGGATTGAGGAAAGAATTTGAATTAAGAAAGAATAAGTTCAAGGTAAAGGTTAAGGTGCTCAATTTAAAAGAGAAGCTGTTTGGAGGACAAGTCAAAGATCTTGAGTCAGAGATGAATAAAATTGATAGACAACTAAAGGAGCCCGAGTTGACAGATAAACAATATGAAGTATTAACAAAATATATTGCTGAAGAAAAAGATTCGG TTACGTCTTACATGGATTATCAATTAAGTGCTACCATTGATGGAACAGGATTGCAGTTGGATAAATATGAGAAAGCTGATGAGGTTGAGTCACTTTGCAGTGATGTTTTAGTTAATATGCTAGAATCATCAGATCCAGCAAAACTTGTTTTGGATATAATATTGAACCCCACTATTCCACTTTGTGATAAGAAAGGAGACAATGCTGTGATTATTAATGATAGTTGCATCTATCTGCTAGAACAACTGATGACAATCACACCAAATATCAAACCTTGTGTGCGAGAAGAAGCATTGAAGCTAGCACTTGACTTGAAAGCTAACATGAAAGAAAATGCTGAAAATTCTTTGGGGGCCCTTGGTTTTCTACTGCTTTTGTCGATTTATGGATTGGTTACTTTTTTTATTGAAGATGAAATTTTggagctttttgaatttgttgCTCATCACAAGATAGCTTTGGAGCTGTTTAGAACCCTTGGCTTTGCAAATAAAGTTTCTG TTGCAGATTTTGTTGAGAATCTTATCAAGAAGAAGCAGTTTATTGGAGCTGTTAGATTCATTTGTGAATATAACTTGGCTGACAAGAATCAGCTAGTTGATCTCTTGCAAGAACATGTTCAGAATGCCAAACTGATTTGTGAGACCAATT GA
- the LOC131626734 gene encoding uncharacterized protein LOC131626734 isoform X1, producing MDYEACFKRKFDDSNSLHIKVKKSKVSTYDDHDKDEDDIHLSDNSFSSLKRDLALLEKLFEEGRRKTRVEEKRLQFIKREIEECCKVLESKKKKVSFVRRMKEAHNKMQGKIEECMQDFVVKEGQLYLMEDLIGERTQELKTKEIELNQVKGYISKEIELCQVIDKIDKDCGRKEDEFKALSHKIAECTVELKAKEKELDAMNRLIAGQAEELESKRKKLEGKEREFECQLKELVSKQRHLESRLEELESNEKHFEIRLKEHESKERDFEGQVKEMESKKKHFERRVNELESKENILVGRVKEFESIKKEFELPLKELVKELESKQKHFKGRMKVFESTKEQLEGKVKEMKSLKKHFERRVNELELREKILVGRVKEFESKKKEFELPLKELVNKLESKQKHFNRGMKVLESIEQIEGRVKELESKERELEDHVKDIKSKEEDLEDRVKDIKLKEEELDGRVKEFVSNKKHFESQFQNFKSKEKQFEGLRKEFELRKNKFKVKVKVLNLKEKLFGGQVKDLESEMNKIDRQLKEPELTDKQYEVLTKYIAEEKDSVTSYMDYQLSATIDGTGLQLDKYEKADEVESLCSDVLVNMLESSDPAKLVLDIILNPTIPLCDKKGDNAVIINDSCIYLLEQLMTITPNIKPCVREEALKLALDLKANMKENAENSLGALGFLLLLSIYGLVTFFIEDEILELFEFVAHHKIALELFRTLGFANKVSVADFVENLIKKKQFIGAVRFICEYNLADKNQLVDLLQEHVQNAKLICETNCKNNNSIEIKDKARDQEIASLGTVLRCFSDHSLEPKDLLEKILRTSR from the exons ATGGACTATGAGGCTTGTTTTAAAAGGAAATTTGATGATAGCAATTCCTTGCATATTAAAGTTAAGAAATCAAAGGTGTCAACATATGATGATCACGACAAAGATGAAGATGATATTCATTTGTCCGATAATTCGTTTTCCTCGCTGAAGAGAGACCTTGCATTGTTAGAAAAATTATTTGAGGAAGGCAGAAGGAAGACGAGAGTAGAAGAGAAGAGATTGCAGTTCATAAAGAGAGAGATTGAGGAGTGCTGCAAAGTGCTTGAAAGTAAGAAAAAGAAAGTTAGTTTTGTTAGAAGAATGAAAGAAGCTCACAATAAAATGCAGGGGAAAATTGAAGAATGTATGCAGGATTTTGTAGTGAAGGAAGGACAGCTCTATTTGATGGAGGATTTGATTGGCGAACGCACGCAAGAGCTCAAGACGAAAGAGATTGAACTTAATCAAGTAAAGGGTTACATTTCAAAAGAAATAGAACTCTGTCAAGTTATTGATAAAATTGATAAGGACTGTGGGAGGAAGGAAGATGAATTCAAGGCTCTTTCCCACAAAATTGCTGAATGTACTGTGGAACTTAAGGCCAAAGAGAAGGAACTCGATGCAATGAACAGATTAATTGCCGGGCAAGCAGAAGAATTAGAGTCCAAAAGGAAGAAGTTAGAGGGTAAAGAAAGGGAGTTTGAATGTCAATTGAAAGAGTTGGTATCGAAACAAAGGCATTTGGAAAGCCGATTGGAGGAGCTTGAGTCAAATGAGAAGCATTTTGAAATCCGATTAAAGGAGCATGAAtcaaaagaaagagattttgaaggcCAAGTGAAGGAGATGGAATCTAAAAAGAAGCACTTTGAAAGACGAGTCAATGAGTTAGAGTCAAAAGAGAACATACTTGTAGGGCGGGTGAAGGAGTTTGAATCCATAAAGAAGGAATTTGAATTACCCTTGAaggagttggtaaaggaactggAATCAAAACAGAAGCATTTCAAAGGCCGAATGAAGGTGTTTGAGTCTACAAAGGAGCAACTTGAAGGCAAAGTAAAGGAGATGAAATCTCTAAAGAAGCACTTTGAAAGACGAGTCAATGAGTTAGAGTTAAGAGAGAAGATACTTGTAGGGAGGGTGAAGGAGTTTGAATCGAAAAAGAAAGAATTTGAATTGCCCCTGAAGGAGTTGGTAAATAAACTGGAATCAAAACAGAAGCATTTCAACCGCGGAATGAAGGTGCTTGAGTCTATAGAGCAAATTGAAGGCAGAGTAAAGGAACTTGAATCAAAAGAGAGAGAACTTGAAGACCATGTGAAGGACATTAAATCAAAAGAGGAGGACCTTGAAGATCGAGTGAAGGACATTAAATTAAAGGAGGAGGAACTTGATGGTCGAGTTAAGGAGTTCGTATCAAATAAGAAGCATTTTGAAAGCCAATTTCAAAacttcaaatcaaaagaaaagcAATTTGAAGGATTGAGGAAAGAATTTGAATTAAGAAAGAATAAGTTCAAGGTAAAGGTTAAGGTGCTCAATTTAAAAGAGAAGCTGTTTGGAGGACAAGTCAAAGATCTTGAGTCAGAGATGAATAAAATTGATAGACAACTAAAGGAGCCCGAGTTGACAGATAAACAATATGAAGTATTAACAAAATATATTGCTGAAGAAAAAGATTCGG TTACGTCTTACATGGATTATCAATTAAGTGCTACCATTGATGGAACAGGATTGCAGTTGGATAAATATGAGAAAGCTGATGAGGTTGAGTCACTTTGCAGTGATGTTTTAGTTAATATGCTAGAATCATCAGATCCAGCAAAACTTGTTTTGGATATAATATTGAACCCCACTATTCCACTTTGTGATAAGAAAGGAGACAATGCTGTGATTATTAATGATAGTTGCATCTATCTGCTAGAACAACTGATGACAATCACACCAAATATCAAACCTTGTGTGCGAGAAGAAGCATTGAAGCTAGCACTTGACTTGAAAGCTAACATGAAAGAAAATGCTGAAAATTCTTTGGGGGCCCTTGGTTTTCTACTGCTTTTGTCGATTTATGGATTGGTTACTTTTTTTATTGAAGATGAAATTTTggagctttttgaatttgttgCTCATCACAAGATAGCTTTGGAGCTGTTTAGAACCCTTGGCTTTGCAAATAAAGTTTCTG TTGCAGATTTTGTTGAGAATCTTATCAAGAAGAAGCAGTTTATTGGAGCTGTTAGATTCATTTGTGAATATAACTTGGCTGACAAGAATCAGCTAGTTGATCTCTTGCAAGAACATGTTCAGAATGCCAAACTGATTTGTGAGACCAATTGTAAGAACAACAACTCCATTGAAATCAAG GATAAGGCCAGAGATCAAGAAATTGCTAGTCTGGGAACTGTTCTACGGTGCTTTTCAGATCACAGCCTAGAACCTAAGGATCTGCTTGAGAAGATCCTTAGGACATCAAGGTAG